A portion of the Natronogracilivirga saccharolytica genome contains these proteins:
- a CDS encoding murein hydrolase activator EnvC family protein codes for MNRSVLYSILFLIIFGAASVSELYGQNYQNIRKELEAQQKKARSDIESLRDQITSFEEQVSEAADEYTRNYEEFRNLEREIALRNAVISSMEEERASILEELDVTQNEIDDLKADLETIIENYKSALTHLYKHGRLPDEVMLLSSSSLNQMLVRSYYLDRFETYRQNQARQIEEMQAELETRESELEDARRRNQQNIAETNREREVLEDRKASQEQKVAQLRRDRERLEQRLNATRSEAATLESTLTELIDEEQRIREAEQERLERLEQERRRRLASAENIRNRREREAQVARFSRPVESSELPSDSRLSDLETSFENLKGDLPWPVNSGVISAKFGNRINPVYGTRIDNPGIEIVTEPRSEVHAVHEGYVFAVQPIPGFGNCVFVKHGRYITVYGNMSDISVSRNSFVDKGEVIGRSGDENSLNGNSLFFMIREQNTNLDPEVWISSR; via the coding sequence ATGAACCGATCCGTCCTTTATTCCATTTTGTTTCTGATCATATTTGGTGCCGCTTCAGTTTCTGAACTGTACGGGCAGAATTATCAGAATATCCGGAAAGAGCTTGAGGCGCAGCAGAAAAAAGCCCGGTCGGACATTGAATCCCTGCGGGATCAGATCACCTCTTTTGAGGAGCAGGTGAGCGAGGCGGCGGACGAATACACCCGCAATTACGAGGAATTCCGGAACCTTGAGCGTGAGATCGCCCTGAGAAATGCGGTAATTTCATCGATGGAAGAAGAGCGCGCATCCATCCTGGAGGAGCTTGATGTCACTCAAAATGAGATAGACGATCTGAAGGCCGATCTTGAGACCATCATTGAAAATTACAAGAGTGCGCTCACCCATCTCTACAAGCACGGCAGGCTGCCGGACGAGGTGATGCTGCTCAGTTCTTCCTCTCTGAACCAGATGCTGGTGAGATCCTATTATCTGGACCGCTTCGAAACGTACCGGCAGAACCAGGCCCGGCAGATTGAGGAAATGCAGGCGGAACTGGAAACCCGTGAATCCGAGCTGGAGGATGCCCGGCGCAGGAACCAGCAGAATATTGCGGAAACAAACCGGGAGCGTGAAGTTCTGGAAGACCGCAAAGCCAGCCAGGAACAGAAAGTCGCCCAGCTTCGCCGGGACAGGGAGCGTCTGGAACAGCGTCTGAACGCGACACGCAGCGAGGCGGCAACACTTGAATCCACACTAACCGAACTGATTGATGAAGAGCAGCGTATCCGCGAGGCCGAACAGGAACGGCTTGAGCGTCTGGAGCAGGAGCGGCGCCGACGCCTGGCCTCTGCCGAAAACATCAGGAACCGGCGTGAGCGGGAAGCACAGGTGGCCCGCTTTTCGCGGCCCGTCGAATCCTCGGAACTCCCTTCCGACAGCCGTTTGAGTGATCTGGAGACTTCTTTTGAAAATCTGAAAGGCGATTTGCCGTGGCCGGTCAACTCCGGTGTCATCTCGGCAAAATTCGGCAACCGCATCAATCCGGTTTACGGAACCCGCATTGACAACCCCGGAATTGAGATAGTGACCGAACCCCGCAGTGAGGTGCATGCGGTTCATGAGGGATATGTGTTTGCTGTTCAGCCGATCCCCGGATTCGGCAACTGCGTATTTGTCAAGCATGGCCGCTACATCACCGTATACGGCAACATGAGTGATATTTCGGTCAGCCGAAACAGTTTTGTGGACAAAGGCGAAGTTATCGGACGCTCCGGAGACGAAAATTCGCTGAACGGAAACTCTCTGTTTTTTATGATACGCGAGCAGAACACCAACCTCGATCCCGAAGTCTGGATTTCAAGCCGCTGA
- a CDS encoding DUF4292 domain-containing protein → MTISRSSLLTICFSGAAILLLAISCAPRESLELEKGTFEPSGLEKEAFYEEYTGFVQALTSLSGRANVQVSEPDGTERLTIRFRSDRNESLITIRNNLGIEGGRIYSDPDSVIIYNRIEEVAHKMSHTDAARFYLDGITAMNLIRILHPIPDVDVISRILENDEFYLVETRYGERHYFRRTDMALHLTERDTEHPEAYKSFYFENHAEIDGHVLPRRLRILSSDEKSNIFLVIRALEINPEDLVFDPEIPGDIDIVRL, encoded by the coding sequence ATGACAATATCCCGGTCCTCACTGCTGACAATCTGCTTTTCCGGTGCCGCGATACTGCTTCTGGCCATTTCCTGCGCACCCAGGGAAAGCCTTGAGCTTGAGAAAGGGACCTTCGAGCCGTCCGGACTGGAAAAAGAGGCTTTCTACGAAGAGTACACCGGCTTTGTTCAGGCACTCACCTCTTTAAGCGGCCGCGCCAACGTGCAGGTCAGCGAACCTGACGGAACCGAGCGGCTTACCATACGTTTCCGGTCGGACCGAAACGAAAGCCTGATCACCATCCGCAACAACCTGGGTATTGAAGGCGGACGGATATACAGTGACCCGGACTCGGTTATCATATACAACCGGATTGAGGAAGTTGCCCACAAAATGTCTCACACCGATGCCGCCCGTTTCTACCTTGACGGCATTACAGCCATGAATCTCATCCGCATCCTGCACCCCATTCCGGACGTTGATGTAATCAGCAGGATTCTCGAAAATGATGAGTTCTATCTGGTGGAGACCCGCTACGGAGAGCGGCACTATTTCAGGCGCACGGATATGGCCCTGCACCTCACCGAACGTGATACCGAACACCCCGAAGCGTACAAGAGTTTTTATTTTGAAAATCATGCGGAAATTGACGGACATGTTCTGCCCAGAAGACTTCGTATATTGAGTTCTGACGAAAAATCGAATATTTTTCTTGTTATCCGGGCGCTTGAAATAAATCCTGAAGACCTGGTATTCGACCCGGAGATTCCCGGTGACATTGATATTGTCCGGCTATGA